Proteins encoded by one window of Arachis hypogaea cultivar Tifrunner chromosome 1, arahy.Tifrunner.gnm2.J5K5, whole genome shotgun sequence:
- the LOC112775663 gene encoding protein FAR1-RELATED SEQUENCE 5-like, whose amino-acid sequence MHAKCVIEDNDEAGIRPNKTFLALSNEAGGPSNLGFSEKDLRNYITARLRNSNVNADVREMMSYFMRMKDINPNFFYAVKLDEECKFKSAVWVDARCRASYEYYGDVVSVDSTYSTNRHGLPFVSFVGVNHHGKSTLLGCALLGNEEIESYEWVFSQWVKCMGTAPKCIITDQCRSLYRAIKNTLPDTRHRWCIWHIMNKLSSKLGGYRRYGALYGDLNDIVWNSRTEESFEDDWADFIDEYNLHNNTWLSDLYDDRCMWVPIYFKGEFWVGMRRAEELEDDAADSRGVIPCATTSPIEKQFQQEYTTTLFRDVQIEFVRKANCRVSAVDEQGPLVCVKVEEEKLLNDTILCILYDVHFDRSTQELRCECNLFESSGVLCCHCLEVYHSYKVYKVPSCYVLPRWSKKIKRKHTYVKSSHDVSRSDESNVAFRGLCAHFYNVAQEFVGDDEETALLHLALEETRAKLATHRAKKRSESVAETQTNIGSQSSNDVGVADIQGPSKVTTKGRPKSKRLDSALEKSIKNSRQRKQKNSPPVVRPHTFQDINHCVVSGLNVPEQAGGFMSLLSSFNKK is encoded by the exons ATGCATGCGAAGTGCGTGATCGAGGATAATGATGAGGCTGGGATTCGTCCAAATAAGACATTCCTTGCCTTGTCAAATGAGGCTGGTGGCCCCTCTAACCTAGGATTCTCAGAGAAGGATTTAAGAAACTATATAACAGCAAGGCTCCGCAATAGCAACGTGAATGCGGATGTCAGGGAGATGATGAGCTACTTCATGAGAATGAAGGACATCAATCCGAACTTCTTTTACGCGGTGAAGTTGGACGAGGAGTGTAAATTTAAGAGTGCAGTATGGGTTGATGCAAGGTGTAGGGCGTCGTATGAATACTATGGAGACGTCGTGTCAGTTGATAGCACATATAGTACAAATAG GCACGGATTACCGTTTGTGTCGTTTGTTGGGGTCAACCACCATGGTAAGTCGACCCTCCTCGGTTGTGCTTTGTTGGGGAATGAAGAAATCGAAAGTTATGAGTGGGTTTTTAGCCAATGGGTGAAGTGCATGGGAACTGCTCCAAAGTGTATCATAACCGATCAATGTCGATCCCTATACCGTGCGATCAAAAATACTTTACCCGACACACGCCACCGGTGGTGCATTTGGCATATTATGAATAAGCTATCTTCCAAGCTTGGGGGTTACCGCCGGTACGGAGCTTTGTATGGTGACCTAAACgacattgtgtggaactctcggaCGGAGGAGTCATTTGAAGATGATTGGGCTGATTTTATAGATGAGTACAACTTACATAACAACACATGGCTGTCAG ATCTGTATGATGACCGATGCATGTGGGTCCCAATATACTTCAAGGGTGAATTTTGGGTAGGAATGCGGA GAGCAGAGGAACTGGAGGATGATGCTGCAGACTCGAGGGGGGTTATCCCTTGTGCAACGACCTCGCCTATAGAGAAACAGTTTCAGCAAGAGTATACCACGACCCTCTTTAGGGATGTTCAAATTGAGTTTGTGAGGAAGGCTAACTGCAGAGTTTCTGCAGTTGATGAACAGGGTCCATTGGTCTGCGTGAAGGTGGAAGAGGAGAAACTACTCAACGATACTATTCTATGCATTCTGTACGATGTTCACTTTGACCGTTCCACACAGGAGCTTCGTTGTGAGTGCAATCTTTTTGAGAGTTCAGGTGTGTTGTGCTGTCACTGCCTTGAAGTTTACCATTCGTATAAAGTGTACAAAGTACCTTCATGTTATGTTCTTCCTCGATGGAGCAAGAAGATAAAGCGCAAGCATACGTATGTCAAAAGTAGCCATGATGTTAGTCGGTCGGATGAGAGTAATGTTGCATTCAGGGGACTGTGTGCACACTTCTATAATGTTGCTCAAGAGTTCGTCGGTGACGATGAAGAAACAGCATTGCTGCATCTTGCTTTGGAAGAAACAAGGGCCAAGTTGGCTACGCACCGTGCCAAAAAGAGGTCTGAGAGCGTGGCAGAGACTCAGACCAACATTGGCTCACAGAGTTCGAATGATGTCGGTGTTGCTGACATCCAAGGCCCATCGAAGGTAACCACAAAGGGCAGGCCAAAGAGTAAGAGGCTCGACTCTGCCCTTGAGAAGTCCATCAAGAATTCAAGacagagaaaacaaaagaattcACCCCCG GTGGTTCGTCCGCACACATTTCAAGATATAAACCATTGTGTTGTTTCTGGCCTGAATGTTCCCGAACAAGCCGGTGGTTTTATGTCTTTGTTAAGCTCCTTCAACAAAAAGTAG